In Pseudoliparis swirei isolate HS2019 ecotype Mariana Trench chromosome 2, NWPU_hadal_v1, whole genome shotgun sequence, the following are encoded in one genomic region:
- the LOC130201118 gene encoding uncharacterized protein LOC130201118, whose protein sequence is MAMFGKVLEPVGYMQTVRVLVQSICSYLGGSATAEESAAAQKDLDHIDQELGASSHGLLDDQEVHRLEDDLAVVYYQLGAAVRAQPAFTQRETEVFLQYFQDHRLERQLTALYGRLMGVSALTDQPALLEELILSRKPKRWEMREFCVKINFVLGTGLLCLFTQAALTGRDRALLMKTWSERMGALYRKMKNSGGRCLSYFLEQAEGDVRQQLQEAVQSRSPPEEAAASILKTLEKNYDWLRWAVMLHPAVGPMEDGAEEAEDATEVAAIDATPPPHDNLISVASEAPVPHVVACYRDAPAPLDKSRIHQLIVDLEWKIPNPPPEVYASIEEDPGRARRYLAARMLRKLRDGLGASVAVHVVPGRMEMKCNFPPASYYLYEYKHRLASGTVCVFG, encoded by the exons ATGGCGATGTTTGGAAAGGTGTTGGAGCCGGTGGGCTACATGCAGACCGTGAGGGTCCTGGTCCAGAGCATCTGCTCCTATCTGGGCGGCAGCGCCACGGCGGAGGAGAGCGCGGCGGCCCAGAAGGACCTGGACCACATCGACCAGGAGCTGGGGGCCTCGAGCCACGGCCTGCTGGACGACCAGGAGGTCCACCGGCTGGAGGACGACCTGGCCGTGGTGTACTACCAGCTGGGCGCGGCG gtgCGGGCGCAGCCAGCGTTCACCCAGAGGGAGACGGAGGTGTTCCTGCAGTACTTCCAGGACCACCGTCTGGAGCGCCAGCTCACGGCGCTCTACGGCCGCCTGATGGGCGTGTCGGCGCTCACCGACCAGCCCGCGCTGCTGGAGGAGCTCATCCTGAGCCGCAAGCCCAAGCGCTGGGAGATGAGGGAGTTCTGCGTCaag atTAACTTCGTGCTGGGCACCGGGCTGCTGTGCCTCTTCACGCAGGCGGCGCTGACGGGCCGGGACCGCGCCCTGCTGATGAAGACCTGGTCCGAGCGCATGGGCGCCCTCTACAGGAAGATGAAGAACTCGGGAGGCCGCTGCCTGAGCTACTTCCTGGAGCAGGCGGAGGGCGACGTGcggcagcagctgcaggaggccGTGCAGAGCCGCTCGCCgccggaggaggcggcggcgagcATCCTGAAGACCCTGGAGAAGAACTACGACTGGCTGCGCTGGGCGGTGATGCTGCACCCCGCCGTGGGGCCCATGGAGGAcggggcggaggaggcggaggacgcAACGGAGGTCGCCGCCATCGacgccacgccgccgccgcacgACAATCTGATCTCCGTGGCGTCCGAAGCGCCCGTCCCCCACGTGGTGGCGTGTTACCGCGACGCGCCCGCGCCGCTGGACAAGAGCCGCATCCACCAGCTCATCGTGGACCTGGAGTGGAAGATCCCCAACCCGCCGCCGGAGGTGTACGCCTCCATCGAGGAGGACCCGGGCCGCGCCCGCCGCTACCTGGCGGCGCGCATGCTGAGGAAGCTGCGGGACGGGCTGGGCGCCAGCGTGGCGGTCCACGTGGTGCCGGGCCGCATGGAGATGAAGTGCAACTTCCCGCCGGCCTCCTACTACCTCTACGAGTACAAGCACCGGCTGGCCTCGGGCACCGTGTGCGTGTTCGGCTGA